A single genomic interval of Numenius arquata chromosome 14, bNumArq3.hap1.1, whole genome shotgun sequence harbors:
- the SSTR5 gene encoding somatostatin receptor type 5, translating into MDPLYFSSTFSTEASSSDVNSSLFTNVTENGTLSEQPSFKYIHKVLIPICYLLVCAVGLSGNTLVIYVVLRYAKMKTVTNIYILNLAVADVLFMLGLPFLATQNAISYWPFGSFLCRLVMTVDGINQFTSIFCLTVMSMDRYLAVVHPIKSTKWRRPRVAKLISVTVWTFSFLVVLPVIIFSDVQEDFQTCNMNWPEPVNIWSAAFIIYTSVLGFFGPLLVICLCYLLIVIKVKSSGIRVGSTRRRRSERKVTRMVVIIVVVFVFCWLPFYMMNIVNLIFILPEDPVLVGVYFFVVVLSYANSCANPILYGFLSDNFKQSFQKVLCLRKGNGVEDGEPIEHRQENSSRLQESMLTQRNIEFNGHMQTSKV; encoded by the coding sequence ATGGATCCTTTATACTTTTCCAGCACATTTAGCACAGAGGCTAGCTCCAGCGATGTGAATTCCTCACTGTTCACAAATGTGACAGAGAATGGGACGCTCTCAGAGCAGCCCTCATTCAAATACATCCACAAAGTCCTGATTCCCATCTGTTACCTCCTTGTATGTGCAGTCGGACTCAGCGGCAACACATTGGTCATTTATGTGGTTTTGCGCTATGCCAAGATGAAAACTGTCACCAACATATACATCTTGAATTTAGCTGTTGCTGATGTACTCTTCATGCTGGGCCTGCCCTTCCTGGCCACCCAGAATGCCATCTCCTATTGGCCTTTTGGCTCCTTTTTGTGCAGGCTGGTTATGACTGTAGATGGTATTAACCAATTCACTAGTATTTTTTGTTTGACTGTGATGAGCATGGACCGCTATCTGGCAGTAGTTCATCCCATTAAATCAACCAAGTGGAGACGTCCCAGGGTGGCCAAGCTCATCAGTGTGACTGTCTGGACATTCTCATTCTTGGTGGTGCTTCCAGTGATCATCTTTTCGGATGTGCAGGAAGACTTTCAGACCTGCAACATGAATTGGCCAGAGCCTGTCAACATCTGGTCAGCAGCATTCATCATTTACACATCAGTCCTTGGTTTTTTTGGTCCTTTGTTGGTGATCTGTCTCTGCTACTTGCTGATTGTGATTAAAGTCAAATCTTCGGGTATTCGAGTTGGGTCTACGAGACGCAGGAGATCAGAGAGGAAGGTGACCAGGATGGTGGTGATCATTGTGGTGGTCTTTGTGTTTTGCTGGCTACCATTTTACATGATGAACATTGTTAATTTGATATTTATACTGCCAGAAGACCCTGTGTTGGTAGGGGTGTACTTCTTTGTGGTGGTCCTGTCCTATGCAAACAGCTGTGCCAACCCCATTCTTTATGGATTTCTTTCTGACAACTTCAAGCAGAGTTTTCAGAAAGTCCTTTGCCTCCGAAAGGGCAATGGTGTAGAGGATGGTGAACCCATTgaacacaggcaagagaacagCAGCCGCTTGCAGGAATCAATGTTAACCCAGAGAAATATTGAATTCAACGGACATATGCAGACTAGCAAGGTCTGA